Sequence from the Diorhabda carinulata isolate Delta chromosome 5, icDioCari1.1, whole genome shotgun sequence genome:
ttcGAAATCGTTTAGATTTTAGGTCCCTTCTGTTATGAaactagttttttataattttcgaaaCACACAGTGTCGaaacgtaaaaattttttgaatatctttcaaaaattataaaaaaaaactaattctaCAACAGAaaggacctaaaatcaagacgttTTAGTAAGATAATTGGAATTTATGAGTATAAATAAGCAAGTAAATATTCTATGTTGATACAGGGACAAAAGTGACGTTACAAATGCAATTTTTCAACTCTCATACGTCACGTTATCTGTCAACGTcattaaatgatataaattgagGGCTTAGAGTttagttaggttaagttagtttaGTACCAATTTCGTCGTTTTTAAAAATCAGGGACGTGAGTGGAGGTGCTGCTATacgtatataaaataaaatagattaaaatgtGTCATGTAATTAAAGGttagaaatgatttaaaaaaaaactgagatcaaagaatcttttttattatattatatgacaacacaaaataattttgtttcgtAGTAAATTACCACTAGCCTTGCGCCttaacttaaataaaaataaatatgaatatggAACTATtagttttatctattttcaCATTTCGACGATACTTTTCGACAATGTTTAGTTGCCGCTTCGACAGCACCGATAACTGCCCCTCGTAAACCTAAAATTTACatcaataataaacaattaacaaaaatcaaCGTAATACTAcctttttcttctaaataatgcAAACCGTACGCCGTGGATCCGGAAGGTGACGAAACGTCATCTTTAAGAACACCTGGATGCGTCTTGGTATCCCTAACCATTTGTCCGGCACCTAAAACCGTCTGCGACGCCAATCGATAAGCCAAATCTCTAGGTAAACCCATCTTAACCCCACCATCAGCGAGTGCTTCGATCATCAGATAAACGTAAGCTGGTCCAGAACCACTTAGAGCCGTAATCGGATCGATGTAAATTTCGGGAACTTCTTCGCAAGTCCCTATAGATTCTAATAACCTTTTTGTAACCCTACCGTCATCTTTCGTTGCATTTTTACCGCTCACGAACACCGAAGCCGCGTTTCGAACTAGAGCCGGAATATTAGGCATCGCTCTAATTACCCGAGCTTCCTGAGGAAGGATCTGAAAGTTCGAGAACTCGACTCTTGCTTTacgaatttattaataataattacacaTTTTACCTGTTCCAATTGTTTGATCGTTATACCCATTgctatagataaaaataatttatccgctctgatttctttttttttaatatccgCTAAAGCGGACGAAACTACTGTCGGTTTGGTGGCTATTATTACAATATCGGAACCTTCGACTACTTTGGTGTTTTCAAACGTCGTACTCGCCCCTAattcctaaaaaaaaatatcagaaaagaTTAGTAACTTTAACTTTTTAACACTTTTACCTGCCTTGAAAGAATTAACAGCTAAATGATCCGAAGGATGACAACTCGCAATCATAGATGATCCTTGGGATAAtcctaaaattattatatgtattaacgaaaataataaccttaaaaaaaagaagaaaagtgaggattttctttaaaaataacatattcCAAATGTAAAAGCTcataacacaaaaattttctataatggCTGCCATTTTGTAACGTAAACTACTCACAGGAAAAGTCGATCGACCTCTCTTGGAGATCACTTCGCCAACAAACTCTAAAAACATGTCTCATCAACTCCAGGATTAAGACAATTCAAATTAATCATAACCAAATTGGTTAGGAAGTCTGAGGAACCTCTTGAGATGCCAAAAAACTAGTTGTCAGTCTTAGACAGATCGCACTTTAACACAAGGCAGAAGAAGACAACTGTTAATTCTACAAGCAAGCCATGGAGACATCTTGTGGAacgaaaaaataggaaatactCTACTTATTTTGGAGGCTCCCCTTTCAACTTCAAGGATCTGGTTTACGAAATCTCCGACGAGCATCCTTAGGTTTAAAATCGACGAAATTTTGAGTgcagtaataattttttgtgtaaaataagaaataatgatGATATATGCTTGTTTAAAACAACAGCACGCTTCCGAATAGACGCATCGTTTTCGTGAAACTCACTCCGACCAAATCCCCAACAGTCACAAAGTAGTGATCTgaaatcgaaaaatcgattcGTTGGACCAAATAAATCGATTTGTTATAAAGAATCGATACAGTGGATCGATTTTATAGAAATTGATGTCTCAGACCTCGATTTTTATACGATTCAAATCGTAACTTTTTTAGAAAgaattgtattttatattaatatgatGGTATCTAATTTCAATTGACTTGATTATGGGTAAACAGCCTGGGGTGACTCTCACAAAACCTCTCATTACTAGACTAAATCTTCTTCTGCATCTTTTCACATGTCATCTGTCATGCAGGTCTTTAATAAACTTAAAACTTTCTTTCGCTTTTAACAAATTAGAAGTTTACTTAAACCTCCCCTGTTCAATACTATCTaaatattatagtatttttgaatattggtAGTTTCGTTTTATTGTTGTCagttgaaactaattttttcacgTAACACAAAACGTtcgatattttataaaattgtttataattatcatatttatacCTACAGggaaattgcaaaatttatcattattagtTTGTGTGATTaagtaatatcaaaatattccataCAATTGTGAGTTTATTTAATTGCTATTTACACCATTTGGTTTTATCTGTTGCTATATTAAAAGTGTTTTTCTAGATTACTCTATTCAATATTTACGTCATaatgtattgaataaatatcaaaaaaacaccgttttgaaatatttcgaaaattgcAAAAGCAATTATTCGATAATAAACAAGTTTTTACGtgaaaaagatagataaaaatacaaattaagattcaaatttaaaaaaaataataataattagtaaaaatcgcattcaattaaattttaaaacatcgATAGACCAATCCTTTTTGtctataaatacaaaatacgCAACCAAAATTCGAGAAAAAGCCTTCATTTTGATCTTTAcgtatcaatatttataatatttggttAAAAAGCGATTATACGTCAACTGTCAACACTGCGACAGCTCATTTTCTGCATTTGATGTTGATTATTTCTACATCGAGatacttttttctttgaatttgcCGCCGAAACTAGGATCAAAATGGAAGCTTACGACATTAGTAGGTTAACGCTTATTCTCGTCTTCATATCTTTCGATTCATCCCCGGATATTAACTGATCGTATTACCCGTTTTGATGAATCCTTTCGCCATTGCTTGTGCCATTTTTCCACCGCCGATGAATCCTATTTTTAGAAGCTTATCACTCATGTTAGACGTACAGATCAATACACATACTAACTAATTCCAAAAGTAAATTAACagctttcttttcaaaaaaaaaaacacaaacacACTTCCACAATCTTTGTGCATactgaatataaatattgattggTAGTTGTATAtgaatggaaatatttatttttagaatattttaattattaggtCAATGTACAGTaactgattattttattttacgtattatcaatttttgaaatcgtaatcaataaatatgtttattatatttaaattatattccttttgtactaaaaatacgaatttaataaattagtgACGTGGTCAATTTACTACAATGACATAATTTAATTCGATGACCTACGAGGGTTATTTAGAAAGATTCGTATTTTATACTTGACTGAATTGGATTGCGGGTGATATTTTACAACGAATTTTGAAAACGAAACTGAAATTTGAAATGGATAATAAAACATTAGAttcgatttaaatatttattaatagtggaattaatattatcaaattacaTATCACCAAAATTCGTCCAAACGTAATTCCAATTTTTTGGATCCCCTCTTGGATCTAAAGGAAGGTTTCCCGGAGGTACTGCAGTCTTATTATACCGATCAAGGATTTCTTTTAACCATTGAACTATAGTGGGATTACTATAAACGTAAATATAAAACATGTACGGCTTCAATcgtaaaaattatcaaaaaaaaaataaatttcaatgtaacaACAAAGAcaaattatgtttgttttttgctACGTTCGCAGACGACACTgttgtttttgtaataaacaaaaattttcttcttctttctcctGCTGGATGTccataaattgttcaaatttggcTAAGTCATTGGACAAATAACCTTAATGGTAGACTTATATGTATAATTTGACTTTTAGAATCGCGATATTTCTAAAATGGTaacttttacgaaaaaaatcataagaatttttgtagaaaattataagatctacaactttagttaactaaattttcgataaaacgaaccgttttcgagaaaaataaaaaaaaaaacctcaaGTTTTGATCCTTAACCCCGAATAACTATTGTAGCACGCATAGGATCTATGtggatttttaattttaaacctTTATTTATAATGGTAAACCCCAGCTCTCCACTGATATTTGTACATTGCTGACGAACTGAGGcctttttttctataaaatagcACCAATAACCTAAATGGTAGATCTATATGTATAGTGTCACTTCTAGAATCGCGATATTTCTAActcttacaaaaaaaatcatgatgaccatttttgtagaaaattttaagatctacaacttttattcaGTAAAATTTCCGACaaaacttaccgttttcgagaaaaattaaaaaagccTCAAGTTTTGACCTTTAAccccgaataacttttgtagcacACATCGAATCTGTGAGGATTTTCAATTCAAACCTTTATTTATAATGGTAAACCACCAATATTCAACTTTTCAGAAAATCAATTTCGAGAGAATATTCATCCAGAAAATGAATTTACtttaaataactaataaattactttcaatatttataaatcttaAAGTTAACTGTCAgtttaaaaatcgaaataatgtcagttttaatagtaattaataaattattctattaaaCTTAAATAGTGAcgtaaattttttacataactacttttcataactgataaattgaggttatgaaaaatgtgacgTTTCCTAATGTCAAACAGTGActtgaaacgtcaattttaatAGTGCAATTAGATAAAAACATATAAGGATTCATTTCGATCTGtactgataataataaataatctcgTCATTTtgcaaaatgtttttcaaatttcgatTGATACCCTAAACATAAACATAGAATTTAATCGCACACCTCTCGAAAATTGCATACAATGTAAGTCAAAATCTACTTCCAGAAAAGTCAAATCTAATAACGATTTAacacgaaaaaattaaaatgttcttaTTGCATATTTCTCCGAAAAGTTAAGCGAAATCAACTGAACATCATCAACGTTATAGTCCCATTATACAATTTCCAAGTAacggaaattataaaaatttttgaaaattgtgaaacgGATGTTTGcatactatttttttgtaaatcacTCACATATTTAAAATCTACTAATTCTTATCGAAATATCCATTTTGTTAAAAAGAATGACGCGTTATTTAAGTCAAATATACGATAATAGTATTTtcgttttcataaatttcaaataattttcaatttaattaaatttgtcGTTAACTTACTTTTTAACGACGTTATTCTGTTCGCATGGATCatcttcaatattaaataaacagaTTTCTTCCATTAGATTACAATTACcattagaatttattatattagaacAATTTAAAGTAGCTTGTTGTCTTAATTTGAGTATTTCTTCTTCATCAGCTgctctatttatatatttcaaaactcGTCCTGTTGATGAGTTAATAATAGATGAGACATTATATTTGTATATCCTTCCACTAGGTCCATACCACCAGTCCCACGTACCATTATAAGTTGTTCCTGAATATTATAAAcgatatttatttgttatatatttttcgttgtTATATTTGATTTACCTTGTAATAATTTCCAAGGTCCTACAGTTATAGCAGAATTACCATAAATATCGTCGATATTATGCAAAATCTCTTTTCTTATCGACGGTGTATCTTTTGATAGCGCATTCCATTGGGTTATACCATCGATGTTACAAATATGTCTACGACCGTTATGAAATTActcaatttaaaagaaattttatcaagaatacTACCTCGAATTTCCACCAGCAGCATCTATTATCGTCGGTAGCCAATCGACGATGTGCATACTTTGTTTAGCAATTCTATGGGGTTTTTCAAGTAACGGCGACCATAACAACCCCGCCGCTCTCACTCCCCCTTCCCATAACGTATTTTTGACACCTCTGAGCGGGAAATTAGAAGCAGCGTTCAAATTAAAACCGGCAGCCGGTCCGCCGTTATCGctggaaaatattattatactattttccaattttccgcTATCATATAAAGCTTTAACTACAGCACCAACGGAAACGTCGAGTTTCGTAAGTATAGCTGAAATATTCAACAGAAAGTTATATAAGAAACTTCGAACACAAGCTTTGTATcgtgtttataattgtagttcaGTCCTAGTTAGCCCTATGAGACGCCAGaacgtgctgtgatttatatttttttgatcgAAGACATCTTTTTGTAAAGTTCGTATATGACATGAAATACTGAAAACCctctaccactacatcaacgcTCTCAATTACACTctaagattatatactcgattACACTGCCTGACTTTGatagacaataacttggttgtcgaaacgtgcgttagacagtgtaattgtgagtgtcgGTATAGCGTAGTGTACAACAATGTTAACTTAGTTCAGACGTTTAAGGTTTAAGCCATAGAACTATCGGTTGAAACACGTGCATTAATCGCAAATTTTGATGcttcgaaaaaccacaaccgctCGAGTTAAATGATCAGTAAATGTGATAAACGATTCATTGATCCAGAGATAACAGCTCAGATCATTGGACGCAAGAAGAGTGATAGAGTTTTATGGAACGATGAGTCGAAATTTGAGGTTAGTATTTGAACTTTAGATACATTGTGTAATCTCGATTGTAAGCATGGCGGAAGTTCGAGCAACTAAAAATctgataaaaattgaagggatttttattaaaaaaagctataaataaaaagcaaaaaaaaacaagaatataatataattggaaagaaagaatgtacttaaagtaaaaatttaacCGTCACAGTCGTCCAATTTCAACTCTATTTAattgttgtgggacaaattgaaCAAGGAAGTCAAAAAGCAACTTCCGAATATcctgggcaaaaacttttgaccgatAGTGAAATGATGACTCAAACTAAGATTTACCTGCGAATCTTCTTCTGTTATAATCATCGATATCCGTGAATGTTTTGATTAGATTGTCCGGTGCCGGTAGAGGGTTGTAAGGATTTCCGGAATGAACTGCCGCGTGGgcgatataaagaaaaaaaggttTATCGGAATCGTGTTCGTGAATAATCCTAACGGATTCTTGAGTAAATATATCCGTAGAATAATTCCCGTGCAAATCGTAAGCTACAGACAAGTTTCGTCGCATATCCAAACCCCACCCGGGTTTTTCAACGGCTGTATGTTCGTTATAATCGTGATGACCGGTCCAAAACCCTTAAAAAACCCGGTGTTTATTACTATTGAAATCATTTAGAGCTAGAGATACGTCATATTTACCGATGTGTGATTTGAATCCTCTATATAAAGGTGTGTATTCACGTTTATATGAACCTAAATGCCATTTTCCTACTATATAACTGTCGTAACCTAAATCGTTCAAATATTGGGGTAAAAGTTTTTCGTTTAGGGGTAAACCTCTAGCTTCAGCTCCGTAGAGTACAGTATGCTGCATACCAGTATGTATAGGGTATTTGCCTGTCATCAAAGCACTCCTAGAAGGAGTACAAATTGGATTTAcgtaataattttgtaaaattattccAGAATATGCTAAAGCGTCAATATTCGGCGTCGGTATCTGATTTGATCCATGAAATCCAACGTCATTCCATCCCTAAAAACcttatattaaaaaagatatttaaataatcttaaCACTAATTTCGAATTTAGATCGCAAAAAACTCACCAAATCATCGgctaatatgaaaattatattcgGTTGGAGTGATCTACATGATGATGaagcataaaaaattatatgtaccgcaaaacaaaaaactgacTTTATCATTGTAACCagaaaatttgaaacgaaaactTTTCTTAGCTATTACACTTAATTACCAGGCAGTGCTCCTATTAATTTGGAGTTTAGGaacaaagaaatttaaaaccaaactctacaaatataaataaactaaaatactTGAACCAGATACtcgtattttattata
This genomic interval carries:
- the LOC130894071 gene encoding uncharacterized protein LOC130894071 isoform X3 — protein: MSDKLLKIGFIGGGKMAQAMAKGFIKTGLSQGSSMIASCHPSDHLAVNSFKELGASTTFENTKVVEGSDIVIIATKPTVVSSALADIKKKEIRADKLFLSIAMGITIKQLEQEARVIRAMPNIPALVRNAASVFVSGKNATKDDGRVTKRLLESIGTCEEVPEIYIDPITALSGSGPAYVYLMIEALADGGVKMGLPRDLAYRLASQTVLGAGQMVRDTKTHPGVLKDDVSSPSGSTAYGLHYLEEKGLRGAVIGAVEAATKHCRKVSSKCENR
- the LOC130894071 gene encoding pyrroline-5-carboxylate reductase 3 isoform X2; its protein translation is MSDKLLKIGFIGGGKMAQAMAKGFIKTGLSQGSSMIASCHPSDHLAVNSFKELGASTTFENTKVVEGSDIVIIATKPTVVSSALADIKKKEIRADKLFLSIAMGITIKQLEQILPQEARVIRAMPNIPALVRNAASVFVSGKNATKDDGRVTKRLLESIGTCEEVPEIYIDPITALSGSGPAYVYLMIEALADGGVKMGLPRDLAYRLASQTVLGAGQMVRDTKTHPGVLKDDVSSPSGSTAYGLHYLEEKGLRGAVIGAVEAATKHCRKVSSKCENR
- the LOC130894071 gene encoding pyrroline-5-carboxylate reductase 2 isoform X1; the encoded protein is MSDKLLKIGFIGGGKMAQAMAKGFIKTGLSQGSSMIASCHPSDHLAVNSFKELGASTTFENTKVVEGSDIVIIATKPTVVSSALADIKKKEIRADKLFLSIAMGITIKQLEQVKCILPQEARVIRAMPNIPALVRNAASVFVSGKNATKDDGRVTKRLLESIGTCEEVPEIYIDPITALSGSGPAYVYLMIEALADGGVKMGLPRDLAYRLASQTVLGAGQMVRDTKTHPGVLKDDVSSPSGSTAYGLHYLEEKGLRGAVIGAVEAATKHCRKVSSKCENR
- the LOC130894072 gene encoding arylsulfatase J isoform X2, yielding MTGKYPIHTGMQHTVLYGAEARGLPLNEKLLPQYLNDLGYDSYIVGKWHLGSYKREYTPLYRGFKSHIGFWTGHHDYNEHTAVEKPGWGLDMRRNLSVAYDLHGNYSTDIFTQESVRIIHEHDSDKPFFLYIAHAAVHSGNPYNPLPAPDNLIKTFTDIDDYNRRRFAAILTKLDVSVGAVVKALYDSGKLENSIIIFSSDNGGPAAGFNLNAASNFPLRGVKNTLWEGGVRAAGLLWSPLLEKPHRIAKQSMHIVDWLPTIIDAAGGNSRHICNIDGITQWNALSKDTPSIRKEILHNIDDIYGNSAITVGPWKLLQGTTYNGTWDWWYGPSGRIYKYNVSSIINSSTGRVLKYINRAADEEEILKLRQQATLNCSNIINSNGNCNLMEEICLFNIEDDPCEQNNVVKNNPTIVQWLKEILDRYNKTAVPPGNLPLDPRGDPKNWNYVWTNFGDM
- the LOC130894072 gene encoding arylsulfatase J isoform X1 — translated: MIKSVFCFAVHIIFYASSSCRSLQPNIIFILADDLGWNDVGFHGSNQIPTPNIDALAYSGIILQNYYVNPICTPSRSALMTGKYPIHTGMQHTVLYGAEARGLPLNEKLLPQYLNDLGYDSYIVGKWHLGSYKREYTPLYRGFKSHIGFWTGHHDYNEHTAVEKPGWGLDMRRNLSVAYDLHGNYSTDIFTQESVRIIHEHDSDKPFFLYIAHAAVHSGNPYNPLPAPDNLIKTFTDIDDYNRRRFAAILTKLDVSVGAVVKALYDSGKLENSIIIFSSDNGGPAAGFNLNAASNFPLRGVKNTLWEGGVRAAGLLWSPLLEKPHRIAKQSMHIVDWLPTIIDAAGGNSRHICNIDGITQWNALSKDTPSIRKEILHNIDDIYGNSAITVGPWKLLQGTTYNGTWDWWYGPSGRIYKYNVSSIINSSTGRVLKYINRAADEEEILKLRQQATLNCSNIINSNGNCNLMEEICLFNIEDDPCEQNNVVKNNPTIVQWLKEILDRYNKTAVPPGNLPLDPRGDPKNWNYVWTNFGDM